A genomic segment from Schistocerca piceifrons isolate TAMUIC-IGC-003096 chromosome 4, iqSchPice1.1, whole genome shotgun sequence encodes:
- the LOC124796437 gene encoding proton-coupled amino acid transporter-like protein pathetic produces the protein MPGHQVPQRVAANSTKAPEVFQAGNLRPIITEYDSKKRGCRTELADLVLNKYKCDKNDVPITVAAGSTTPLVEKPANDEELGYNPFEHRDHPHPTTDCETLIHLLKGSLGSGILAMPLAFYNSGLLFGLVAIFIVGFVCTYCVHILVKCAHILCRRSKVPTLGFSEVAEAAFLTGPPVLQKFSGIAAGCINTFLVIDLIGCCCVYIVFVAKNIKQVVDFYSETEWPIQYYMLIMAPVLILINWVRNLKYLSPFSMLANILISIGLGITFYYIFSDLPSITNSGLPNFSSWGQLPLFFGTAIFALEGIGVVMPLENSMKTPTHFIGCPGVLNIGMTVVVSLYTAVGFFGYLKYGDKTEGSITLNLPTEEVLAQSVKVMIAVAIFFTYALQFYVPFEIIWKATKHRFGSRKTIAEYILRTILVICTVGVAAAVPNLGPIISLVGAVCLSTLGLMFPAIIELATYWESPGLGSYYWRLWKNVLIILFGVLGFVTGTWTSIQEIVEEM, from the exons GCAGGCAACCTGCGACCTATAATCACTGAATATGATTCCAAGAAGAGAGGCTGTCGAACAGAACTTGCAGACCTTGTTCTTAACAA ATATAAATGTGATAAAAATGATGTTCCCATCACTGTTGCTGCTGGATCAACTACTCCACTTGTTGAAAAGCCTGCCAATGATGAGGAGCTCGGTTATAACCCCTTTGAACATCGTGACCATCCACATCCCACCAC TGACTGTGAGACACTAATACATTTGCTAAAGGGAAGTCTTGGATCAGGAATCTTGGCAATGCCTCTGGCATTCTACAATTCTGGTCTCCTGTTTGGCCTTGTTGCAATTTTCATTGTTGGTTTTGTCTGCACATACTGTGTACACATACTG GTGAAATGCGCACATATCCTATGTCGTAGATCCAAAGTTCCTACGCTTGGCTTTTCTGAAGTAGCTGAAGCAGCATTTTTGACAGGACCACCAGTTTTGCAGAAGTTTTCGGGAATTGCAGC GGGCTGCATAAACACATTCCTGGTGATTGATTTAATAGGATGCTGCTGTGTCTACATTGTTTTTGTTGCAAAAAATATTAAACAG GTTGTTGATTTCTACTCAGAGACTGAGTGGCCTATTCAGTACTACATGCTGATAATGGCTCCTGTACTGATCCTAATCAACTGGGTTCGAAATCTGAAATACCTCTCTCCTTTCTCAATGCTGGCAAACATACTGATCAGTATTGGATTAGGAATTACCTTCTACTACATCTTCAGTGATCTGCCTTCCATCACCAACAGTGGCCTTCCTAATTTTTCATCATGGGGACAACTACCGTTGTTTTTTGGAACTGCCATTTTTGCCTTGGAAGGAATAGGAGTG GTAATGCCACTCGAAAACAGTATGAAGACACCGACACATTTTATTGGCTGCCCAGGTGTGCTCAATATTGGTATGACAGTTGTAGTGTCCCTTTACACAGCTGTTGGCTTCTTTGGCTACCTTAAATATGGTGACAAGACTGAAGGCAGCATAACACTGAACTTGCCAACAGAAGAAGT ACTGGCCCAGTCAGTTAAGGTCATGATAGCGGTGGCAATTTTCTTCACATACGCACTGCAGTTCTACGTGCCCTTCGAGATCATCTGGAAGGCGACAAAACATCGTTTTGGTTcccgcaaaaccattgctgagtacATACTGAGAACTATCCTCGTTATCTGCACAG TGGGTGTAGCAGCTGCTGTGCCAAATCTAGGACCAATAATTTCATTGGTGGGTGCTGTGTGTTTATCAACCCTTGGCCTGATGTTCCCTGCCATCATTGAATTGGCCACCTACTGGGAATCTCCTGGACTGGGGAGTTATTACTGGCGTCTCTGGAAAAACGTGTTGATCATTCTGTTTGGAGTACTTGGGTTTGTCACTGGAACCTGGACAAGCATACAAGAAATTGTCGAAGAGATGTAA